From Streptomyces fungicidicus, one genomic window encodes:
- a CDS encoding sensor histidine kinase — MQGRFKRDGSASAEPEPHGGTGPKAVGSSPQHAQNQGPASSGNAGGATTGGPAAPAPAAPKGPTGPGPRIALRNWRISTRLVSLLALPVVAATSLGALRINQSMDDIQQLDNMKLLTDMTKQATELAAALQEERDQSAGPLAHGGKATDFSVKGFREKTDRARNVFIDSSEEIDEASKDGNLKGVRDNLVQLAGDLGELEKIRNTAFKSERNSTQTVEGYHRLIVNLIDLSQDMAEATSNPDMIQRTRALASFSSAKEYASIQRAVLAAALPASNTSKGDLSENDRLYAESALASQKSELRSFKSIYGDVTASELLLPIEEGNSTIKATDEYAGRALASEFGLASVGKRSYRDWLDDSSTKIQQMKNIELTLLEEMEQKARELRSATERDAIVSGVVILIVLGVSLVGAFVVARSMIRSLRRLEETATKVAQERLPDLVKQLSESDPQDVDTSVESVGVHSRDEIGRVAAAFDDVHREAVRLAAEQALLRGNVNAMFTNLSRRSQGLIQRQLSLISELESREADPDQLSSLFKLDHLATRMRRNGENLLVLAGEEPGRRWTRPVPLVDVLRAAASEVEQYERIELASVPSTEVAGRVVNDLVHLLAELLENATSFSSPQTKVKVTGHALPDGRVLIEIHDTGIGLSPEDLAAINERLASPPTVDVSVSRRMGLFVVGRLSQRHGIRIQLRPSDSGGTTALVMLPVDVAQGGKKPQGKPGQPGAGGGGPAAAQAAAGAAAARRAAGAGQPGGGALGSAPSGGRLGAGQGPRAALPGRDGSGRPDGPRTPQGQPGNAAPSLFDRGAPTASPQGRPAAPAGAGFGGQAPGAPQGMQSPAQGGQQDRDAFGGARGQVPPQRGGGNTERGRRPQLPPRGGARPELPGGEQPRVPSWSDENAQPPVPRASLDTPRGHEEPDTARTSAMPRFDDRQGPGATAEIPRFDERHNPGAPGYGAPGADVPQNTGQFPQHTGQYAQPGANGSQDPGQFVRGDIFGAPQGRPNAQNPAATGQFPAPQGYDNGSTGQFQMPGQDNGSTGRHSLPERPNAGDPAATGQFELPQANGTQGGGFPAPRPPAPQARPVHPEQVNGGAARRPDERPASDAWALPPASGPGDGRTPLYDTLETNWFRGGGAGGAPEQGNGSAPAPQQPQQQPQSPQSQQPQGPTGPQRSASTAWRSSPNDELVRQAERVRQPAAGGVTTSGLPRRVPKANLVPGTAQQQQHQSGPQVSRAPDDVRGRLTNLRRGIAQGRQAGTTQTGSFPNPTHQQER, encoded by the coding sequence GTGCAGGGACGTTTCAAGAGGGATGGCAGCGCTTCGGCGGAGCCGGAGCCGCACGGCGGGACTGGCCCCAAGGCCGTCGGCTCCTCGCCCCAGCACGCCCAGAACCAGGGCCCGGCCTCTTCCGGGAACGCCGGCGGCGCCACGACCGGGGGCCCGGCGGCCCCGGCGCCCGCCGCTCCGAAGGGCCCGACCGGCCCGGGACCGCGAATAGCCCTGCGGAACTGGCGGATCTCGACCCGTCTGGTCTCGCTGCTCGCGCTCCCGGTGGTCGCGGCCACCTCGCTGGGCGCCCTGCGCATCAACCAGTCGATGGACGACATCCAGCAGCTCGACAACATGAAGCTGCTGACGGACATGACCAAGCAGGCCACCGAACTGGCCGCCGCGCTCCAGGAGGAGCGCGACCAGTCGGCCGGCCCGCTGGCGCACGGCGGCAAGGCCACCGACTTCTCGGTCAAGGGCTTCCGGGAGAAGACCGACCGGGCGCGCAACGTCTTCATCGACAGCTCCGAGGAGATCGACGAGGCGAGCAAGGACGGCAACCTCAAGGGCGTCCGCGACAACCTCGTCCAGCTCGCCGGCGACCTGGGCGAGCTCGAGAAGATCCGCAACACGGCCTTCAAGTCGGAGCGCAACTCCACGCAGACCGTCGAGGGCTACCACCGCCTGATCGTGAACCTGATCGACCTGTCCCAGGACATGGCCGAGGCGACCAGCAACCCCGACATGATCCAGCGCACCCGTGCGCTGGCGTCCTTCTCCTCCGCCAAGGAGTACGCGTCGATCCAGCGTGCGGTGCTCGCCGCGGCGCTGCCGGCCAGCAACACCTCCAAGGGCGACCTCTCCGAGAACGACCGGCTCTACGCCGAGTCGGCGCTGGCCAGCCAGAAGTCGGAGCTCCGCAGCTTCAAGAGCATCTACGGCGACGTCACCGCGAGCGAACTGCTGCTGCCGATCGAGGAGGGCAACAGCACGATCAAGGCCACCGACGAGTACGCCGGGCGCGCCCTGGCCTCGGAGTTCGGCCTCGCCTCGGTCGGCAAGCGGTCCTACCGCGACTGGCTGGACGACAGCTCCACCAAGATCCAGCAGATGAAGAACATCGAGCTCACGCTGCTCGAGGAGATGGAACAGAAGGCCCGCGAGCTGCGCAGCGCCACCGAGCGCGACGCGATCGTCTCCGGTGTCGTCATCCTGATCGTGCTCGGCGTCTCGCTGGTCGGCGCCTTCGTCGTGGCCCGCTCCATGATCCGCTCGCTGCGCCGGCTGGAGGAGACCGCCACCAAGGTCGCCCAGGAACGTCTGCCGGACCTGGTCAAGCAGCTGTCCGAGTCCGACCCGCAGGACGTCGACACGTCCGTGGAGTCGGTCGGTGTGCACTCCCGGGACGAGATCGGCCGCGTGGCCGCGGCCTTCGACGACGTGCACCGCGAGGCGGTCCGCCTCGCCGCCGAGCAGGCCCTGCTGCGGGGCAACGTCAACGCGATGTTCACCAACCTCTCGCGCCGCTCCCAGGGTCTGATCCAGCGCCAGCTGTCGCTGATCTCCGAGCTGGAGTCCCGCGAGGCCGACCCGGACCAGCTCTCCTCGCTGTTCAAGCTCGACCACCTCGCCACGCGTATGCGCCGTAACGGTGAGAACCTCCTCGTCCTCGCGGGTGAGGAGCCCGGCCGCCGGTGGACCCGCCCGGTCCCGCTGGTCGACGTGCTCCGCGCCGCCGCGTCCGAGGTGGAGCAGTACGAGCGCATCGAGCTGGCGTCGGTGCCGAGCACCGAAGTGGCCGGCCGGGTCGTCAACGACCTCGTGCACCTGCTCGCCGAGCTGCTGGAGAACGCGACCTCGTTCTCCTCCCCGCAGACCAAGGTCAAGGTCACCGGTCACGCGCTGCCCGACGGCCGCGTCCTGATCGAGATCCACGACACCGGTATCGGTCTGTCGCCCGAGGACCTGGCGGCGATCAACGAGCGGCTCGCCTCGCCGCCCACCGTGGACGTCTCCGTCTCCCGCCGCATGGGTCTGTTCGTGGTCGGCCGGCTGTCGCAGCGCCACGGCATCCGCATCCAGCTCCGCCCGTCCGACTCCGGTGGTACGACCGCGCTGGTCATGCTCCCCGTCGACGTCGCCCAGGGCGGCAAGAAGCCGCAGGGCAAGCCGGGTCAGCCGGGCGCGGGCGGCGGTGGCCCCGCCGCCGCGCAGGCCGCCGCGGGCGCCGCGGCCGCGCGCCGTGCCGCCGGTGCCGGTCAGCCCGGTGGCGGTGCGCTCGGCAGCGCTCCCTCCGGCGGCCGGCTCGGTGCCGGCCAGGGACCGCGGGCCGCGCTGCCCGGACGGGACGGCTCCGGCCGGCCCGACGGACCGCGCACGCCGCAGGGCCAGCCGGGCAACGCCGCGCCCTCGCTGTTCGACCGGGGCGCCCCCACGGCGTCTCCGCAGGGCCGTCCGGCCGCCCCGGCCGGGGCCGGTTTCGGCGGCCAGGCGCCCGGCGCCCCGCAGGGGATGCAGTCGCCGGCCCAGGGCGGGCAGCAGGACCGGGACGCCTTCGGCGGCGCCCGCGGTCAGGTCCCGCCGCAGCGCGGTGGCGGCAACACCGAGCGCGGCCGTCGTCCGCAGCTCCCGCCGCGCGGTGGCGCGCGTCCGGAACTGCCCGGCGGTGAGCAGCCGCGGGTGCCGAGCTGGAGCGACGAGAACGCCCAGCCGCCGGTGCCGCGCGCCTCGCTGGACACCCCGCGCGGTCACGAGGAGCCGGACACCGCCCGGACGTCGGCCATGCCCCGGTTCGACGACCGGCAGGGCCCCGGCGCGACGGCGGAGATCCCCCGGTTCGACGAGCGTCACAACCCCGGCGCTCCCGGCTACGGCGCTCCCGGTGCGGACGTCCCGCAGAACACCGGCCAGTTCCCGCAGCACACGGGCCAGTACGCCCAGCCCGGCGCGAACGGCTCCCAGGACCCGGGGCAGTTCGTCCGCGGCGACATCTTCGGCGCCCCGCAGGGCCGGCCGAACGCGCAGAATCCCGCCGCGACGGGCCAGTTCCCCGCTCCGCAGGGCTACGACAACGGCTCCACCGGTCAGTTCCAGATGCCTGGGCAGGACAACGGCTCCACGGGCCGGCACTCCCTGCCGGAGCGTCCGAACGCCGGGGACCCGGCGGCCACCGGCCAGTTCGAGCTTCCGCAGGCGAACGGCACGCAGGGCGGCGGTTTCCCCGCCCCGCGTCCGCCCGCCCCGCAAGCGCGGCCGGTCCACCCGGAGCAGGTCAACGGCGGTGCCGCGCGGCGGCCCGACGAGCGCCCGGCGTCCGACGCCTGGGCCCTGCCTCCGGCCTCCGGTCCCGGTGACGGCCGTACGCCGCTGTACGACACGCTGGAGACCAACTGGTTCCGCGGTGGCGGCGCCGGCGGCGCACCGGAGCAGGGCAACGGCTCGGCTCCGGCACCCCAGCAGCCACAACAGCAGCCTCAGTCCCCGCAGTCCCAGCAGCCGCAGGGCCCCACCGGTCCGCAGCGGTCCGCTTCCACCGCCTGGCGCAGCTCGCCCAACGACGAGCTCGTCCGGCAGGCCGAACGCGTCCGGCAGCCGGCCGCGGGTGGCGTCACCACCTCCGGCCTGCCGCGCCGGGTACCCAAGGCGAACCTCGTCCCGGGTACGGCTCAGCAGCAACAGCACCAGAGCGGTCCTCAGGTCTCGCGCGCCCCCGATGACGTGCGCGGCCGGCTGACCAATCTCCGTCGGGGTATCGCACAGGGTCGTCAGGCCGGTACCACCCAGACCGGCAGCTTCCCGAACCCCACTCACCAGCAGGAGCGTTAG
- a CDS encoding fumarylacetoacetate hydrolase family protein, with protein sequence MRIARFSIDGNVAFGAVEGEKQDELVLDIIKGIPFADFELSGTKVPLSKVRLLPPVLPNKVVAFGRNYADHAKEMGNEVPDAPFAFFKPATSVIGPGDEIQYPSFSQEVHHEAELAVVIGRLCREVPRDRVKDVIFGYTCANDITARDVQKREKQWARAKGFDTSCPLGPWVETDLDIAAANDLTIQLTVNGAQRQLGRTSEMTHPIEDLIVNISEAMTLLPGDVILTGTPAGVGPLNVGDEVAVTIEGIGTLTNKVVKRG encoded by the coding sequence GTGCGCATCGCCAGATTCTCCATCGACGGGAACGTCGCCTTCGGCGCGGTCGAGGGTGAGAAGCAGGACGAACTCGTCCTGGACATCATCAAGGGCATCCCGTTCGCGGACTTCGAGCTCTCCGGCACCAAGGTCCCGCTGAGCAAGGTCAGGCTGCTGCCCCCGGTGCTGCCCAACAAGGTCGTCGCCTTCGGCCGCAACTACGCGGACCACGCGAAGGAGATGGGCAACGAGGTGCCCGACGCCCCCTTCGCCTTCTTCAAGCCCGCCACCTCGGTGATCGGCCCCGGCGACGAGATCCAGTACCCCTCCTTCTCCCAGGAGGTGCACCACGAGGCCGAGCTGGCCGTCGTGATCGGCCGGCTGTGCCGCGAGGTCCCGCGCGACCGCGTCAAGGACGTGATCTTCGGCTACACCTGCGCCAACGACATCACCGCGCGGGACGTCCAGAAGCGCGAGAAGCAGTGGGCGCGGGCCAAGGGCTTCGACACCTCCTGCCCGCTCGGCCCCTGGGTGGAGACGGACCTGGACATCGCCGCGGCGAACGACCTGACGATCCAGCTCACGGTCAACGGCGCGCAGCGCCAGCTCGGACGCACCAGCGAGATGACCCACCCCATCGAGGACCTGATCGTCAACATCTCCGAGGCCATGACCCTGCTCCCGGGCGACGTCATCCTCACGGGCACCCCGGCTGGGGTCGGCCCCCTCAACGTCGGCGACGAGGTCGCCGTCACCATCGAAGGCATCGGCACTCTCACCAACAAGGTTGTCAAGCGTGGCTAG
- the gltX gene encoding glutamate--tRNA ligase, translated as MASASGSPVRVRFCPSPTGNPHVGLVRTALFNWAFAKHHQGTLVFRIEDTDAARDSEESYAQLLDSMRWLGFDWDEGPEVGGPHAPYRQSQRMDLYRDVAAKLLDAGHAYHCYCSQEELDSRREAARAAGKPSGYDGHCRELTGAQVEEYKAQGREPIVRFRMPDETITFTDLVRGELTFTPENVPDYGIVRANGAPLYTLVNPVDDALMEITHVLRGEDLLSSTPRQVALYKALTELGIAKRTPAFGHLPYVMGEGNKKLSKRDPQASLNLYRERGFLPEGLLNYLSLLGWSLSADQDVFTIDEMVAAFDIADVQPNPARFDLKKCEAINGDHIRMLDVKDFTERCAPWLKAPVAPWAPEAFDEAKWQAIAPHAQTRLKVLSEITDNVDFLFLPEPVFDEASWTKAMKEGSDALLRTAREKLDAADWTSAESLKEAVLAAGEAHGLKLGKAQAPVRVAVTGRTVGLPLFESLEVLGKEQTLARIDAALERLAA; from the coding sequence GTGGCTAGCGCATCCGGCTCCCCCGTACGCGTCCGTTTCTGTCCGTCGCCCACCGGTAACCCCCACGTGGGCCTGGTCCGCACCGCCCTGTTCAACTGGGCGTTCGCCAAGCACCACCAGGGCACCCTGGTCTTCCGCATCGAGGACACCGACGCGGCCCGCGACTCCGAGGAGTCCTACGCCCAGCTGCTCGACTCGATGCGCTGGCTCGGCTTCGACTGGGACGAGGGCCCCGAGGTCGGCGGCCCCCACGCCCCGTACCGCCAGTCGCAGCGCATGGACCTCTACAGGGACGTCGCCGCGAAGCTCCTGGACGCCGGCCACGCCTACCACTGCTACTGCTCCCAGGAGGAGCTGGACAGCCGCCGCGAGGCCGCCCGCGCCGCCGGGAAGCCGTCCGGCTACGACGGCCACTGCCGCGAGCTCACCGGCGCGCAGGTCGAGGAGTACAAGGCCCAGGGCCGCGAGCCGATCGTCCGCTTCCGGATGCCCGACGAGACGATCACCTTCACCGACCTGGTCCGCGGCGAACTGACCTTCACCCCGGAGAACGTCCCGGACTACGGCATCGTCCGCGCCAACGGCGCCCCGCTGTACACGCTGGTCAACCCGGTCGACGACGCCCTGATGGAGATCACCCACGTCCTGCGCGGCGAGGACCTGCTCTCCTCCACCCCGCGCCAGGTCGCCCTGTACAAGGCGCTGACCGAGCTGGGCATCGCGAAGCGGACCCCGGCCTTCGGCCACCTGCCGTACGTGATGGGCGAGGGCAACAAGAAGCTCTCCAAGCGCGACCCGCAGGCATCGCTCAACCTCTACCGCGAGCGCGGCTTCCTCCCCGAGGGCCTGCTCAACTACCTCTCGCTGCTCGGCTGGTCACTCTCCGCCGACCAGGACGTCTTCACCATCGACGAGATGGTCGCCGCCTTCGACATCGCCGACGTGCAGCCGAACCCGGCCCGCTTCGACCTGAAGAAGTGCGAGGCGATCAACGGCGACCACATCCGCATGCTCGATGTGAAGGACTTCACGGAGCGCTGCGCGCCCTGGCTCAAGGCGCCCGTCGCGCCCTGGGCCCCGGAGGCCTTCGACGAGGCCAAGTGGCAGGCCATCGCCCCGCACGCGCAGACCCGCCTCAAGGTCCTCTCCGAGATCACGGACAACGTCGACTTCCTGTTCCTCCCGGAGCCGGTCTTCGACGAGGCTTCCTGGACCAAGGCGATGAAGGAGGGCAGCGACGCCCTGCTGCGCACCGCCCGGGAGAAGCTGGACGCGGCCGACTGGACGTCCGCCGAGTCCCTGAAGGAGGCCGTCCTGGCCGCCGGCGAGGCGCACGGCCTCAAGCTCGGCAAGGCCCAGGCCCCGGTCCGCGTCGCCGTCACCGGCCGCACGGTCGGCCTACCGCTCTTCGAGTCCCTGGAGGTCCTGGGCAAGGAGCAGACGCTGGCCAGGATCGACGCGGCGCTGGAGCGGCTCGCCGCCTAG